Genomic DNA from Peribacillus simplex:
GTTCAGGTTTTCATCAGGTTGGAGTTTCGATGCAGCTTTGCTCTCGGATAATCCCAGACGATAGATGAAGTAACCAAAACCATTTTTCAAGAAGGCATTAATGATTTCTTGGTAACGATGTGCGTGTTTCAGTCGCTTGCGAAACATTCAAGTACCTCCTGATCAGGATTGTATGTTTTGGTTCTGTTTTTCCAAAATTGCGATACGGCGCTCCAATTCCTGTACTTCTTCTTTAGTTGCCAAGTTTAGGCCATTGAGCGCTTGGTTGACTTTGGACTTGACGGAATCATCCAGCTGCCTTTGGGCTTGTTCCCCTTTTTCGACCCATTGCTTAATAAGGGCCTTGGAGTCTTCTTTTGAGATATCGCCTTTTTTCACAAGAGAGTCCACTGCTTTTTCAATTTGTTCTTTTGTAGCAGCGGCAGCACCTAATCCTAAAGAAAACGCATTTTTTAATAAGTCCATTTTTACATTCCTCCAATATAAATTTTCACACTGTAAGAAAGATAATGGCGGATGCCTTTAACCGTGGTTCATTCTTGTTGTTACTATCTATCATACATCACTTTAGGTCCGTACAAAAATATAAGGGTCCTGCAGATTTTTGATGATAATGAAGAGGATTAGTTGATCGGTCAAGGAAATGTTTGAAGTGAAGCAAATTGGATATTATGATAGGGACAAATCTGTGAAAGTGAGGATGGAATAATGGGATTCGCAAATAAAACGGTGATTGTAACAGGCGCTTCGAATGGTATAGGGAGAGGCGTGGCAAAGGGATATGCAGAAAGCGGCGCTTCTGTCGTTCTCGCAGATTTGGACGAGCGGGAAGGTGTTCTGTATGCGGAAGAGCTCAAAAGTAACGGTCATGAAGCCATGTTCGTTAAAACGGATGTACGCAAGGAGGCTGACATACAACATTTGATGGATGTAACTTTAAAAACATATAAGACCATTGATATATTAATCAATAATGCAGGAAAGGCATTGTTCAAATCGCTTTATGATCTGACGATTGAGGAATGGGACGATATGTTGAACACGAATTTGCGCAGTGTTTTCCTTTGTTCCCGGGCAGCGGCAGAATCGATGCGAAAAAATGAAAAGGGAGGTGCAATCATCAATATAGCATCAACCAGAGCAATAATGTCTGAGCCGGATTCGGAATCCTATGCCGCGACAAAAGGAGGGATCAAAGCACTGACACATGCACTTGCCGCTTCTTTAGCCAAAGAGAAAATTACGGTCAATTCGATTTCTCCGGGCTGGATTGAAACGGGAGATTATGACTTGCTGAGGGAAAAAGATCATCAGCAGCATTTTTCCAATCGGGTTGGCAAACCGGGAGACATTGCAAGGGCCTGTCTTTATTTGACGGCAACGGAAAATGATTTCGTTACGGGTGCGGATCTTATCGTCGATGGAGGCATGACAAGAAAAATGATGTACGAGGAGTAACTCATTTTTTCCGATAGAGATATTGCAGTTCAGTTCCGAGCTCACGGTTGAGCAGCTGTTCCATTTCTTCAAGCTCTTTTATGCCGATAGGGGCATCGACAGATGTCCAGTGAACGGTATAAACAAAATAGTAATCTCTTATTTTTCGGAAAATAACAGGCGAATTCGGGAATTGATCAAAAATTGCCCTGATATTATAGCGTCTCATGTAGGACTACTTAACAAGCTGCATGTAGCTACCCATCCTTTTCAAAAGAGATCAATGACTGCCAGGATGGCAGCCATTGGTCGGTTCTTATTTATCGTTGAATAAATTGAATAAGCCTCTAGCTACGCTGCCTTCTTCGGATGATCCTCCATTTTGCGGCGCTGCAGCAAATACACGGCTGGCAAGCCGGCTGAATGGCAAAGATTGCACCCATACGGTTCCGGGCCCTTTTAATGTTGCAAAGAATAAACCTTCGCCTCCGAATAAAGCGGTTTTCACGCCTTTTACCGTTTCAATATTATAATCTACCCCGCTAGTCATTGCCACTAAACATCCTGTATCTACGCGTAAAATCTCTCCGGCTGCCAATTCCTTTTTATGGATCGTACCGCCGGCATGAACGAAGGTCATTCCATCTCCTTCAAGTTTTTGCATGATGAAGCCTTCACCGCCAAAGAAGCCTGCCCCTATTTTTCTCTGAAACTCTATTCCGACCGAAACGCCTTTTGCTGCCGCCAGGAAAGCGTCTTTTTGACATATGATTTTCCCGCCGAGCTCGCTTAAATCCATCGGGATGATTTTACCTGGATAAGGCGAGGCGAATGAAACGTGTTTTTTATCACGTCCTTCATTCGTAAAAGCCGTCATGAAAAGACTCTCACCAGTCAGGAGCCGTTTCCCGGCACCGAATAACTTACCCATCATTCCGCTGTCACCATTCGAAGACCCATCGCCAAAGATGGTTTCCATCTTGATTCGATCTTCCATCATCATTAAACTTCCCGCTTCGGCAATCACCGTTTCCTGAGGGTCCAATTCCACTTCAACAAACTGCATGTCATCTCCATATATTTTAAAATCTATTTCATGGTTATTCATTTTCCATTCCTCCTATCCGCCTTATTTTCATTGTAAAAGATAAACTCTTAACCTGCCAATATTTTTCAGTTTTGCACCGTAATTTATATATTTTTTATTTTCAAGGGTATATCTAGTAAAATGAAGAAAGAAAATACAGCATGACACTTAAGCTGAAATGAACCTTATCTTAAGTGTAGGGGGAGACAACCATGGAAACTTACATATTATCATTGGACCAAGGAACGACAAGTTCGCGGGCCATCCTATTTAATAAAAGCGGGGAAGTCTTGCATATTGCGCAAAAGGAATTCACCCAATATTTCCCGAATCCTGGATGGGTGGAGCATAACGCCAATGAAATTTGGGGTTCCATCCTATCGGTAATCGCTTCCTGTCTATCGGAAATGAATGTAAAACCGGAACAGATCGCTGGAATTGGCATAACGAATCAACGGGAGACGACCGTGGTATGGGATAAGAAAACAGGTCAGCCGATCCATCATGCCATCGTCTGGCAATCCCGGCAGACAAGCGAAATTTGCACTCAAATGAAGGATGAGGGTCTCGATGACTTATTTTTGCAGAAAACCGGTTTGTTGATTGATGCTTATTTTTCCGGTACAAAGGTGAAATGGATTCTCGACCATGTAGATGGGGCACGGGAAAAGGCTGAAAACGGAGACTTATTGTTTGGTACGATCGATACGTGGCTGATATGGAAACTTTCGGGTGGTAAAGCACATGTAACCGATTATTCAAATGCTTCAAGGACGCTGATGTATAACATTCATGACCTGAAGTGGGATGAAGAGCTGCTGGGAATCCTGCAAGTGCCGCAATCGATGCTCCCGGATGTTCGCTCTTCATCGGAGATATACGGGAAAACAGCACCACACCATTTCTTTGGACACGAAATCCCGATTGCCGGAGCAGCTGGAGATCAACAGGCAGCTTTGTTCGGCCAAGAATGCTTTGAAAAAGGAATGGCCAAGAATACGTATGGCACCGGATGCTTTATGCTGATGAATACAGGAGAAAAGGCAGTGAAATCAGAACATGGCCTATTGACCACGATTGCATGGGGGCTGAATGGAAAAGTCGAATATGCCTTGGAAGGCAGTATTTTTGTCGCAGGTTCGGCCATACAATGGTTAAGGGATGGGCTGAAACTCTTGCATGATCCGAAAGACAGTGAAAAGTATGCTTTGCGGGTCACTTCAGCGGATGGAGTCTATGTAGTCCCCGCATTTGTTGGATTAGGTACCCCTTATTGGGATAGTGATGTCAAGGGAGCTGTATTCGGACTGACAAGGGGGACATCGAAGGAGCATTTCGTCCGGGCAACATTGGAAGCGTTGGCTTACCAGACAAAAGATGTCCTTAGCGCCATGGAAGCCGATTCAGGGATTAACCTAAAGGCATTGAGGGTCGATGGCGGGGTTGTCAAAAACAACTTCTTGATGGAATTTCAAAGCGGTCTCCTGAACGTCCCCGTAGAAAGACCGGTTATTACTGAAACGACAGCGTTAGGCGTAGCGTATTTGGCTGGACTCGCTGTCGGGTATTGGGAAGATCAGGAAGAGATTTCAAAGCTATGGGCAGTCGATAAGAAATTCGAACCCGGGATGGAAGAACAGGAAAGGAAAGATTTATATACTGGCTGGAAAAAGGCAGTTCAGGCGGCAAGGGTTTTTAAATAGAGTAAGTAAGGGTATTATTAATAGAGGAGAGAGATGAATACAGAACGTCCAAACATAAAATAAGGGGTGGTAAGATGTTAGTTAAGGATTTCATGATAAGAGAAGTCTATGTAGCCCGTCCTGATTTTACATTAAAGGAAATTCTGCGAATCTTAATTGAAAATAAAGTTGGCGGGGTACCGGTCGTCGATGAGCATGATAAGCTATTAGGAATGGTCACGGACGGGGATATCCTTCGTTATTTGGCACCTGCAGAAGAAGCCATCATGGGATATTTCACCTACATTACGGTTCTTCCCGGTGAAGAATTGGATGAAAAGGTTACCTCCAAAATGAGTGATAAAGTCTCACAAATCATTAAAAATAAAAGGATTACAAAGCTATCCCCCGAAGATCCGTTAGATGAATTGATAAAGGTCCTTTCCAAGCATCATTTCAAGAAAATCCCGGTCGTGGACAAAAATAATAAAGTCGTCGGCATCATCAGCAGGGGAGATG
This window encodes:
- a CDS encoding phasin family protein; the protein is MDLLKNAFSLGLGAAAATKEQIEKAVDSLVKKGDISKEDSKALIKQWVEKGEQAQRQLDDSVKSKVNQALNGLNLATKEEVQELERRIAILEKQNQNIQS
- a CDS encoding glucose 1-dehydrogenase; its protein translation is MGFANKTVIVTGASNGIGRGVAKGYAESGASVVLADLDEREGVLYAEELKSNGHEAMFVKTDVRKEADIQHLMDVTLKTYKTIDILINNAGKALFKSLYDLTIEEWDDMLNTNLRSVFLCSRAAAESMRKNEKGGAIINIASTRAIMSEPDSESYAATKGGIKALTHALAASLAKEKITVNSISPGWIETGDYDLLREKDHQQHFSNRVGKPGDIARACLYLTATENDFVTGADLIVDGGMTRKMMYEE
- a CDS encoding TIGR00266 family protein, producing MNNHEIDFKIYGDDMQFVEVELDPQETVIAEAGSLMMMEDRIKMETIFGDGSSNGDSGMMGKLFGAGKRLLTGESLFMTAFTNEGRDKKHVSFASPYPGKIIPMDLSELGGKIICQKDAFLAAAKGVSVGIEFQRKIGAGFFGGEGFIMQKLEGDGMTFVHAGGTIHKKELAAGEILRVDTGCLVAMTSGVDYNIETVKGVKTALFGGEGLFFATLKGPGTVWVQSLPFSRLASRVFAAAPQNGGSSEEGSVARGLFNLFNDK
- the glpK gene encoding glycerol kinase GlpK yields the protein METYILSLDQGTTSSRAILFNKSGEVLHIAQKEFTQYFPNPGWVEHNANEIWGSILSVIASCLSEMNVKPEQIAGIGITNQRETTVVWDKKTGQPIHHAIVWQSRQTSEICTQMKDEGLDDLFLQKTGLLIDAYFSGTKVKWILDHVDGAREKAENGDLLFGTIDTWLIWKLSGGKAHVTDYSNASRTLMYNIHDLKWDEELLGILQVPQSMLPDVRSSSEIYGKTAPHHFFGHEIPIAGAAGDQQAALFGQECFEKGMAKNTYGTGCFMLMNTGEKAVKSEHGLLTTIAWGLNGKVEYALEGSIFVAGSAIQWLRDGLKLLHDPKDSEKYALRVTSADGVYVVPAFVGLGTPYWDSDVKGAVFGLTRGTSKEHFVRATLEALAYQTKDVLSAMEADSGINLKALRVDGGVVKNNFLMEFQSGLLNVPVERPVITETTALGVAYLAGLAVGYWEDQEEISKLWAVDKKFEPGMEEQERKDLYTGWKKAVQAARVFK
- a CDS encoding CBS domain-containing protein encodes the protein MLVKDFMIREVYVARPDFTLKEILRILIENKVGGVPVVDEHDKLLGMVTDGDILRYLAPAEEAIMGYFTYITVLPGEELDEKVTSKMSDKVSQIIKNKRITKLSPEDPLDELIKVLSKHHFKKIPVVDKNNKVVGIISRGDALRALYKEFVQKLE